A part of Dasypus novemcinctus isolate mDasNov1 chromosome 5, mDasNov1.1.hap2, whole genome shotgun sequence genomic DNA contains:
- the LOC101416168 gene encoding lysozyme-like protein 1 has translation MKAVGILALIGCFTVLESKVYTRCKLAKIFSRANLDNYWGYSLGNWICMAYYESHYNTSAQKVLEDGSIDYGIFQINSFTWCRSKKLQEKNHCHVACSALITDDLTDAIICAKKIVKETDGMNYWQGWKEHCEGRELSEWKKGCEVS, from the exons ATGAAGGCTGTCGGCATCCTGGCGCTGATTGGCTGCTTCACGGTCCTTGAGTCCAAAGTCTACACTCGCTGTAAACTGGCAAAAATATTTTCGAGGGCCAACCTGGACAATTACTGGGGTTACAGCCTTGGAAACT GGATCTGCATGGCCTACTACGAGAGCCACTACAACACTTCAGCCCAGAAGGTGCTGGAAGACGGAAGCATCGACTACGGCATCTTTCAGATAAACAGCTTCACCTGGTGCCGAAGTAAGAAGCTGCAGGAGAAGAACCACTGCCATGTAGCCTGCTCAG CCTTGATCACTGATGACCTCACAGATGCGATTATCTGCGCCAAGAAAATCGTTAAAGAAACGGACGGGATGAACTACTG GCAAGGCTGGAAGGAACACTGTGAGGGCAGAGAACTGTCTGAGTGGAAAAAGGGATGTGAGGTTTCATGA